In Flavobacterium gelatinilyticum, a genomic segment contains:
- a CDS encoding beta strand repeat-containing protein yields MKNRLLPLFFVLGAYSAYSQVGVGKVDPNASSQLEVFAEDKGILIPRVKLKSSTDKTTVVNGSSGYENSLMVFNTELIADIKPGYYYWYDNRWNRLAVSSEAGSGTGTVIYNPTTKEFFYINDSGIKEVINITDLIKETVTTITKNTNGSYTYKNEKGTEVIIDVVGDVTKNFSEIVNNTEVKEIIENIVNNTEGNVSYDGTTKEFTYIDANGDTKVININDLIKLNETVTTITKNTNGSYTYKNEKGTEVIIDVVGDVTNNFSQIANNTEVKEIIENIVNNTEGNVSYDGTTKEFTYIDANGDTQVININDLIKLNETVTTITKNTNGSYTYKNEKGTEVIIDVVGDVTNNFSQIANNTEVKEIIENIVNNTEGNVSYDGTTKEFTYIDANGDTQVININDLIKLNETVTTITKNTNGSYTYKNEKGTEVIIDVVGDVTNNFSQIANNTEVKEIIENIVNNTEGNVSYDGTTKEFTYIDANGDTQVININDLIKLNETVTTITKNTNGSYTYKNEKGTEVIIDVVGDVTNNFSQIANNTEVKEIIENIVNNTEGNVSYDGTTKEFTYIDANGDTQVININDLIKLNETVTTITKNTNGSYTYKNEKGTEVIIDVVGDVTNNFSQIANNTEVKEIIENIVNNTEGNVSYDGTTKEFTYIDANGDTQVININDLIKLNETVTTITKNTNGSYTYKNEKGTEVIIDVVGDVTNNFSQIANNTEVKEIIENIVNNTEGNVSYDGTTKEFTYIDANGDTQVININDLIKLNETVTTITKNTNGSYTYKNEKGTEVIIDVVGDVTNNFSQIANNTEVKEIIENIVNNTEGNVSYDGTTKEFTYIDANGDTQVININDLIKLNETVTTITKNTNGSYTYKNEKGTEVIIDVVGDVTNNFSQIANNTEVKEIIENIVNNTEGNVSYDGTTKEFTYIDANGDTQVININDLIKLNETVTTITKNTNGSYTYKNEKGTEVIIDVVGDVTNNFSQIANNTEVKEIIENIVNNTEGNVSYDGTTKEFTYIDANGDTQVININDLIKLNETVTTITKNTNGSYTYTNEKGTEVIIDVVGDVTNNFSQIANNTEVKEIIENIVNNTEGNVSYDGTTKEFTYIDANGDTQVININDLIKLNETVTTITKNTNGSYTYTNEKGTAVTIDVVGDVTNNFSEIVNNPAVTEIIENIVNNTEGNVSYDGATNQFTYIDANGDTQVINISDLVKLSETVTTLSNNNDGSYTYTNEKGTAVTIDVVGDVTNNFSEIVNNPAVTEIIENIVNNTEGNVSYDGATNQFTYIDANGDTQVINISDLVKLSETVTTLSNNNDGSYTYTNEKGTAVTIDVVGDVTNNFSEIVNNPAVTEIIENIVNNTEGNVSYDGATNQFTYIDANGDTQVINISDLVKLSETVTTLSNNNDGSYTYTNEKGTAVTIDVVGDVTNNFSEIVNNPAVTEIIENIVNNTEGNVSYDGATNQFTYIDANGDTQVINISDLVKLNETVTTLSNNNDGSYTYTNEKGTAVTIDVVGDVTNNFSEIVNNPAVTEIIENIVNNTEGNVSYDGATNQFTYIDANGDTQVINISDLVKLSETVTTLSNNNDGSYTYTNEKGTAVTIDVVGDVTNNFSEIVNNPAVTEIIENIVNNTEGNVSYDGATNQFTYIDANGDTQVINISDLVKLSETVTTLSNNNDGSYTYTNEKGTAVTIDVVGDVTNNFSEIVNNPAVTEIIENIVNNTEGNVSYDGATNQFTYIDANGDTQVINISDLVKLSETVTTLSNNNDGSYTYTNEKGTAVTIDVVGDVTNNFSEIVNNPAVTEIIENIVNNTEGNVSYDGATNQFTYIDANGDTQVINISDLVKLNETVTTLSNNNDGSYTYTNEKGTAVTIDVVGDVTNNFSEIVNNPAVTEIIENIVNNTEGNVSYDGATNQFTYIDANGDTQVINISDLVKLSETVTTLSNNNDGSYTYTNEKGTAVTIDVVGDVTNNFSEIVNNPAVTEIIENIVNNTEGNVSYDGATNQFTYIDANGDTQVINISDLVKLSETVTTLSNNNDGSYTYTNEKGTAVTIDVVGDVTNNFSEIVNNPAVTEIIENIVNNTEGNVSYDGATNQFTYIDANGDTQVINISDLVKLSETVTTLSNNNNGTYTYTNEKGAAVTIDVVGDVTNNFSQIANNPAVTEIIENIVNNTEGNVSYDVINNQFTYTDASGDTQVIDINDLVKLNETVTTLSNNNNGTYTYTNEKGAAVTIDVVGDVTNNFSQIANNPAVTEIIENIVNNTEGNVSYDVINNQFTYTDASGDTQVIDINDLVKLNETVTTLSNNNNGTYTYTNEKGAAVTIDVVGDVTNNFSQIANNPAVTEIIENIVNNTEGNVSYDVINNQFTYTDASGDTQVIDINDLVKLNETVTTLSNNNNGTYTYTNEKGAAVTINVVGDVTNNFSQIANNPAVTEIIENIVNNTEGNVSYDVINNQFTYTDASGDTQVIDINDLVKLNETVTTLSNNNNGTYTYTNEKGAAVTINVVGDVTNNFSQIANNPAVTEIIENIVNNTEGNVSYDVINNQFTYTDASGDTQVIDINDLVKLNETVTTLSNNNNGTYTYTNEKGAAVTINVVGDVTNNFSQIANNPAVTEIIENIVNNTEGNVSYDVINNQFTYTDASGDTQVIDINDLVKLNETVTTLSNNNNGTYTYTNEKGAAVTINVVGDVTSNFSDIVNNTEVKEIIKNIVKNDETLTSLTFDAATKKLTYKDEKSVSNQIDLSAISAQQQVVDEFLATKDQIDFTLTGTPSSISKVKLYINGVRIKNNALTISGTTATYHPENNGSYTFMAEDSVTIDYMK; encoded by the coding sequence ATGAAGAATAGATTACTTCCTTTATTTTTTGTTTTAGGTGCTTATTCTGCCTACTCGCAGGTTGGGGTAGGAAAGGTGGATCCAAATGCATCTTCGCAATTAGAAGTTTTTGCTGAGGATAAAGGTATTTTAATTCCGAGAGTAAAGTTGAAAAGTTCAACAGATAAAACTACGGTTGTTAATGGCAGCAGTGGTTATGAAAACAGTTTAATGGTTTTTAATACTGAGCTTATAGCTGATATTAAACCAGGTTACTACTATTGGTATGATAACAGATGGAACAGATTAGCTGTTTCTAGTGAAGCTGGTTCAGGAACTGGAACAGTTATTTATAATCCAACTACGAAAGAGTTTTTCTATATTAATGATTCAGGTATTAAAGAGGTAATTAATATTACGGATCTTATAAAGGAAACAGTTACTACAATTACTAAAAACACAAACGGTTCTTACACGTATAAAAACGAGAAAGGAACCGAGGTTATAATTGATGTTGTAGGGGATGTTACAAAGAACTTCTCAGAGATTGTAAACAATACTGAGGTTAAGGAGATAATTGAGAACATTGTAAACAATACGGAAGGAAACGTAAGCTACGATGGAACAACCAAAGAGTTTACCTATATAGATGCAAACGGGGATACTAAGGTTATAAACATCAACGATCTTATTAAGCTGAACGAAACAGTTACTACAATTACTAAAAACACAAACGGTTCTTACACGTATAAAAACGAGAAAGGAACCGAGGTTATAATTGATGTTGTAGGGGATGTTACAAACAACTTCTCACAAATTGCAAACAATACTGAGGTTAAGGAGATAATTGAGAACATCGTAAACAATACGGAAGGAAATGTAAGCTACGATGGAACAACCAAGGAGTTTACCTATATAGATGCAAACGGAGATACTCAGGTTATAAACATCAACGATCTTATTAAGCTGAACGAAACAGTTACTACAATCACTAAAAACACAAACGGTTCTTACACGTATAAAAACGAGAAAGGAACCGAGGTTATAATTGATGTTGTAGGGGATGTTACAAACAACTTCTCACAAATTGCAAACAATACTGAGGTTAAGGAGATAATTGAGAACATTGTAAACAATACAGAAGGAAATGTAAGCTACGATGGAACAACCAAGGAGTTTACCTATATAGATGCAAACGGAGATACTCAGGTTATAAACATCAACGATCTTATTAAGCTGAACGAAACAGTTACTACAATCACTAAAAACACAAACGGTTCTTACACGTATAAAAACGAGAAAGGAACCGAGGTTATAATTGATGTTGTAGGGGATGTTACAAACAACTTCTCACAAATTGCAAACAATACTGAGGTTAAGGAGATAATTGAGAACATTGTAAACAATACAGAAGGAAATGTAAGCTACGATGGAACAACCAAGGAGTTTACCTATATAGATGCAAACGGAGATACTCAGGTTATAAACATCAACGATCTTATTAAGCTGAACGAAACAGTTACTACAATCACTAAAAACACAAACGGTTCTTACACGTATAAAAACGAGAAAGGAACCGAGGTTATAATTGATGTTGTAGGGGATGTTACAAACAACTTCTCACAAATTGCAAACAATACTGAGGTTAAGGAGATAATTGAGAACATTGTAAACAATACAGAAGGAAATGTAAGCTACGATGGAACAACCAAGGAGTTTACCTATATAGATGCAAACGGAGATACTCAGGTTATAAACATCAACGATCTTATTAAGCTGAACGAAACAGTTACTACAATCACTAAAAACACAAACGGTTCTTACACGTATAAAAACGAGAAAGGAACCGAGGTTATAATTGATGTTGTAGGGGATGTTACAAACAACTTCTCACAAATTGCAAACAATACTGAGGTTAAGGAGATAATTGAGAACATTGTAAACAATACAGAAGGAAATGTAAGCTACGATGGAACAACCAAGGAGTTTACCTATATAGATGCAAACGGAGATACTCAGGTTATAAACATCAACGATCTTATTAAGCTGAACGAAACAGTTACTACAATCACTAAAAACACAAACGGTTCTTACACGTATAAAAACGAGAAAGGAACCGAGGTTATAATTGATGTTGTAGGGGATGTTACAAACAACTTCTCACAAATTGCAAACAATACTGAGGTTAAGGAGATAATTGAGAACATTGTAAACAATACAGAAGGAAATGTAAGCTACGATGGAACAACCAAGGAGTTTACCTATATAGATGCAAACGGAGATACTCAGGTTATAAACATCAACGATCTTATTAAGCTGAACGAAACAGTTACTACAATCACTAAAAACACAAACGGTTCTTACACGTATAAAAACGAGAAAGGAACCGAGGTTATAATTGATGTTGTAGGGGATGTTACAAACAACTTCTCACAAATTGCAAACAATACTGAGGTTAAGGAGATAATTGAGAACATTGTAAACAATACAGAAGGAAATGTAAGCTACGATGGAACAACCAAGGAGTTTACCTATATAGATGCAAACGGAGATACTCAGGTTATAAACATCAACGATCTTATTAAGCTGAACGAAACAGTTACTACAATCACTAAAAACACAAACGGTTCTTACACGTATAAAAACGAGAAAGGAACCGAGGTTATAATTGATGTTGTAGGGGATGTTACAAACAACTTCTCACAAATTGCAAACAATACTGAGGTTAAGGAGATAATTGAGAACATTGTAAACAATACAGAAGGAAATGTAAGCTACGATGGAACAACCAAGGAGTTTACCTATATAGATGCAAACGGAGATACTCAGGTTATAAACATCAACGATCTTATTAAGCTGAACGAAACAGTTACTACAATCACTAAAAACACAAACGGTTCTTACACGTATAAAAACGAGAAAGGAACCGAGGTTATAATTGATGTTGTAGGGGATGTTACAAACAACTTCTCACAAATTGCAAACAATACTGAGGTTAAGGAGATAATTGAGAACATCGTAAACAATACGGAAGGAAATGTAAGCTACGATGGAACAACCAAGGAGTTTACCTATATAGATGCAAACGGAGATACTCAGGTTATAAACATCAACGATCTTATTAAGCTGAACGAAACAGTTACTACAATCACTAAAAACACAAACGGTTCTTACACGTATACGAACGAGAAAGGAACCGAGGTTATAATTGATGTTGTAGGGGATGTTACAAACAACTTCTCACAAATTGCAAACAATACTGAGGTTAAGGAGATAATTGAGAACATCGTAAACAATACGGAAGGAAATGTAAGCTACGATGGAACAACCAAGGAGTTTACCTATATAGATGCAAACGGAGATACTCAGGTTATAAACATCAACGATCTTATTAAGCTGAACGAAACAGTTACTACAATCACTAAAAACACAAACGGTTCTTACACGTATACGAACGAGAAAGGTACTGCAGTTACGATTGATGTTGTAGGGGATGTTACCAACAACTTCTCGGAGATTGTGAACAACCCAGCGGTTACTGAGATTATCGAGAACATTGTAAACAATACGGAAGGAAACGTAAGCTATGATGGTGCAACGAACCAGTTTACCTATATAGATGCAAACGGAGATACTCAGGTGATCAATATTTCAGATCTTGTTAAATTAAGCGAAACAGTTACTACCTTAAGTAATAACAATGACGGTTCTTACACGTATACGAACGAGAAAGGTACTGCAGTTACGATTGATGTTGTAGGGGATGTTACAAACAACTTCTCGGAGATTGTGAACAACCCAGCGGTTACAGAAATTATCGAGAACATCGTAAACAATACGGAAGGAAACGTAAGCTATGATGGTGCAACGAACCAGTTTACCTATATAGATGCAAACGGAGATACTCAGGTGATCAATATTTCAGATCTTGTTAAATTAAGCGAAACAGTTACTACCTTAAGTAATAACAATGACGGTTCTTACACGTATACGAACGAGAAAGGTACTGCAGTTACGATTGATGTTGTAGGGGATGTTACCAACAACTTCTCGGAGATTGTGAACAACCCAGCGGTTACTGAGATTATCGAGAACATTGTAAACAATACGGAAGGAAACGTAAGCTATGATGGTGCAACGAACCAGTTTACCTATATAGATGCAAACGGAGATACTCAGGTGATCAATATTTCAGATCTTGTTAAATTAAGCGAAACAGTTACTACATTAAGTAATAACAATGACGGTTCTTACACGTATACGAACGAGAAAGGTACTGCAGTTACGATTGATGTTGTAGGGGATGTTACAAACAACTTCTCGGAGATTGTGAACAACCCAGCGGTTACAGAAATTATCGAGAACATCGTAAACAATACGGAAGGAAACGTAAGCTATGATGGTGCAACGAACCAGTTTACCTATATAGATGCAAACGGAGATACTCAGGTGATCAATATTTCAGATCTTGTTAAGCTGAACGAAACAGTTACTACATTAAGTAATAACAATGACGGTTCTTACACGTATACGAACGAGAAAGGTACTGCAGTTACGATTGATGTTGTAGGGGATGTTACAAACAACTTCTCGGAGATTGTGAACAACCCAGCGGTTACAGAAATTATCGAGAACATCGTAAACAATACGGAAGGAAACGTAAGCTATGATGGTGCAACGAACCAGTTTACCTATATAGATGCAAACGGAGATACTCAGGTGATCAATATTTCAGATCTTGTTAAATTAAGCGAAACAGTTACTACCTTAAGTAATAACAATGACGGTTCTTACACGTATACGAACGAGAAAGGTACTGCAGTTACGATTGATGTTGTAGGGGATGTTACCAACAACTTCTCAGAGATTGTGAACAACCCAGCGGTTACAGAAATTATCGAGAACATCGTAAACAATACGGAAGGAAACGTAAGCTATGATGGTGCAACGAACCAGTTTACCTATATAGATGCAAACGGAGATACTCAGGTGATCAATATTTCAGATCTTGTTAAATTAAGCGAAACAGTTACTACCTTAAGTAATAACAATGACGGTTCTTACACGTATACGAACGAGAAAGGTACTGCAGTTACGATTGATGTTGTAGGGGATGTTACAAACAACTTCTCGGAGATTGTGAACAACCCAGCGGTTACTGAGATTATCGAGAACATTGTAAACAATACGGAAGGAAACGTAAGCTATGATGGTGCAACGAACCAGTTTACCTATATAGATGCAAACGGAGATACTCAGGTGATCAATATTTCAGATCTTGTTAAATTAAGCGAAACAGTTACTACCTTAAGTAATAACAATGACGGTTCTTACACGTATACGAACGAGAAAGGTACTGCAGTTACGATTGATGTTGTAGGGGATGTTACAAACAACTTCTCGGAGATTGTGAACAACCCAGCGGTTACAGAAATTATCGAGAACATCGTAAACAATACGGAAGGAAACGTAAGCTATGATGGTGCAACGAACCAGTTTACCTATATAGATGCAAACGGAGATACTCAGGTGATCAATATTTCAGATCTTGTTAAGCTGAACGAAACAGTTACTACATTAAGTAATAACAATGACGGTTCTTACACGTATACGAACGAGAAAGGTACTGCAGTTACGATTGATGTTGTAGGGGATGTTACAAACAACTTCTCGGAGATTGTGAACAACCCAGCGGTTACAGAAATTATCGAGAACATCGTAAACAATACGGAAGGAAACGTAAGCTATGATGGTGCAACGAACCAGTTTACCTATATAGATGCAAACGGAGATACTCAGGTGATCAATATTTCAGATCTTGTTAAATTAAGCGAAACAGTTACTACCTTAAGTAATAACAATGACGGTTCTTACACGTATACGAACGAGAAAGGTACTGCAGTTACGATTGATGTTGTAGGGGATGTTACAAACAACTTCTCGGAGATTGTGAACAACCCAGCGGTTACTGAGATTATCGAGAACATTGTAAACAATACGGAAGGAAACGTAAGCTATGATGGTGCAACGAACCAGTTTACCTATATAGATGCAAACGGAGATACTCAGGTGATCAATATTTCAGATCTTGTTAAATTAAGCGAAACAGTTACTACATTAAGTAATAACAATGACGGTTCTTACACGTATACGAACGAGAAAGGTACTGCAGTTACGATTGATGTTGTAGGGGATGTTACAAACAACTTCTCGGAGATTGTGAACAACCCAGCGGTTACAGAAATTATCGAGAACATCGTAAACAATACGGAAGGAAACGTAAGCTATGATGGTGCAACGAACCAGTTTACCTATATAGATGCAAACGGAGATACTCAGGTGATCAATATTTCAGATCTTGTTAAATTAAGCGAAACAGTTACTACATTAAGTAATAACAATAACGGTACTTACACGTATACAAACGAGAAAGGTGCTGCAGTTACGATTGATGTTGTAGGAGATGTTACAAACAACTTCTCACAAATTGCAAATAATCCTGCGGTTACTGAGATTATCGAGAACATTGTAAACAATACGGAAGGAAACGTAAGCTACGATGTGATAAACAATCAGTTTACGTATACAGATGCAAGCGGCGATACTCAGGTTATAGACATCAACGATCTTGTTAAGCTGAACGAAACAGTTACTACATTAAGTAATAACAATAACGGTACTTACACGTATACAAACGAGAAAGGTGCTGCAGTTACGATTGATGTTGTAGGAGATGTTACAAACAACTTCTCACAAATTGCAAATAATCCTGCGGTTACTGAGATTATCGAGAACATTGTAAACAATACGGAAGGAAACGTAAGCTACGATGTGATAAACAATCAGTTTACGTATACAGATGCAAGCGGCGATACTCAGGTTATAGACATCAACGATCTTGTTAAGCTGAACGAAACAGTTACTACATTAAGTAATAACAATAACGGTACTTACACGTATACAAACGAGAAAGGTGCTGCAGTTACGATTGATGTTGTAGGAGATGTTACAAACAACTTCTCACAAATTGCAAATAATCCTGCGGTTACTGAGATTATCGAGAACATTGTAAACAATACGGAAGGAAACGTAAGCTACGATGTGATAAACAATCAGTTTACGTATACAGATGCAAGCGGCGATACTCAGGTTATAGACATCAACGATCTTGTTAAGCTGAACGAAACAGTTACTACATTAAGTAATAACAATAACGGTACTTACACGTATACAAACGAGAAAGGTGCTGCAGTTACGATCAATGTTGTCGGAGATGTTACAAACAACTTCTCACAAATTGCAAATAATCCTGCGGTTACTGAAATTATCGAGAACATTGTAAACAATACGGAAGGAAACGTAAGCTACGATGTGATAAACAATCAGTTTACGTATACAGATGCAAGCGGCGATACTCAGGTTATAGACATCAACGATCTTGTTAAGCTGAACGAAACAGTTACTACATTAAGTAATAACAATAACGGTACTTACACGTATACAAACGAGAAAGGTGCTGCAGTTACGATCAATGTTGTCGGAGATGTTACAAACAACTTCTCACAAATTGCAAATAATCCTGCGGTTACTGAAATTATCGAGAACATTGTAAACAATACGGAAGGAAACGTAAGCTACGATGTGATAAACAATCAGTTTACGTATACAGATGCAAGCGGCGATACTCAGGTTATAGACATCAACGATCTTGTTAAGCTGAACGAAACAGTTACTACATTAAGTAATAACAATAACGGTAC